A window of the Hordeum vulgare subsp. vulgare chromosome 5H, MorexV3_pseudomolecules_assembly, whole genome shotgun sequence genome harbors these coding sequences:
- the LOC123399662 gene encoding low molecular mass early light-inducible protein HV60, chloroplastic, with amino-acid sequence MATMMAMSSFAGAAVLPRGSARSLPALGRRTLVVRAQTEGPNAPPPNKPKASTSIWDAMAFSGPAPERINGRLAMVGFVTALAVEAGRGDGLLSQLGSGTGQAWFAYTVAMLSMASLVPLLQGESAEGRAGAIMNANAELWNGRFAMIGLVALAATEIITGTPFINV; translated from the coding sequence ATGGCGACCATGATGGCCATGAGCTCCTTCGCCGGTGCGGCCGTCTTGCCGCGCGGCTCGGCCAGGTCTCTGCCAGCGCTGGGCCGACGTACCCTCGTCGTCAGGGCACAGACCGAGGGCCCGAACGCACCACCGCCAAACAAACCCAAGGCGAGCACCTCCATCTGGGACGCGATGGCGTTCAGCGGCCCTGCGCCGGAGCGCATCAACGGGCGGCTAGCCATGGTGGGCTTCGTGACGGCGCTGGCTGTGGAGGCAGGCCGCGGCGACGGGCTCCTCTCGCAGCTCGGCAGCGGCACCGGGCAGGCGTGGTTCGCCTACACCGTGGCGATGCTGTCCATGGCGTCGCTGGTGCCGCTGCTCCAGGGCGAGAGCGCCGAGGGCAGAGCCGGCGCCATCATGAACGCCAACGCGGAGCTCTGGAACGGCCGCTTCGCCATGATCGGACTCGTCGCGCTCGCCGCCACCGAGATCATCACCGGCACCCCCTTCATCAACGTGTAG
- the LOC123399661 gene encoding low molecular mass early light-inducible protein HV90, chloroplastic-like — MASIMSMSSFPGAAVVLRGSACSFGARSLPALGRRALVVRAQTEGPSSPPPNKPKASTSIWDAMAFSGPAPERINGRLAMVGFVTALAMEAGRGDGLLSQLGSGTGQAWFAYTVAVLSMASLVPLLQGESAEGRAGAIMNANAELWNGRFAMLGLVALAATEIITGAPFINV; from the coding sequence ATGGCGTCCATCATGTCCATGAGCTCCTTCCCCGGTGCGGCCGTCGTGCTGCGCGGCTCGGCTTGCAGCTTCGGCGCCCGGTCTCTGCCAGCGCTGGGCCGACGCGCCCTCGTCGTCAGGGCACAGACCGAGGGGCCGAGCTCACCACCGCCAAACAAACCCAAGGCGAGCACCTCGATCTGGGACGCGATGGCGTTCAGCGGCCCTGCGCCGGAGCGCATCAACGGGCGGCTGGCCATGGTGGGCTTCGTGACGGCGCTGGCGATGGAGGCAGGCCGCGGCGACGGGCTCCTCTCGCAGCTCGGCAGCGGCACCGGGCAGGCGTGGTTCGCCTACACCGTGGCGGTGCTGTCCATGGCGTCGCTGGTGCCGCTTCTCCAGGGCGAGAGCGCCGAGGGCAGagccggagccatcatgaacgcCAACGCGGAGCTCTGGAACGGCCGCTTCGCCATGCTCGGACTCGTCGCGCTCGCCGCCACCGAGATCATCACCGGCGCGCCCTTCATCAACGTGTAG
- the LOC123399663 gene encoding low molecular mass early light-inducible protein HV90, chloroplastic-like, producing MATMMAMSSLAGAAVLPRGPAGGFCARSLPALGRRALVVRAQTEGPSEPPPNKPKATTSIWDAMAFSGPAPERINGRLAMVGFVTALAVEAGRGDGLLSQLGSGTGQAWFAYTVAVLSMASLVPLLQGESAEGRAGAIMNANAELWNGRFAMLGLVALAATEIITGAPFINV from the coding sequence ATGGCGACCATGATGGCCATGAGCTCATTAGCCGGTGCGGCCGTCCTGCCGCGCGGCCCGGCTGGCGGCTTCTGCGCCCGGTCTCTGCCAGCGCTGGGCCGACGCGCCCTCGTCGTCAGGGCACAGACCGAGGGCCCCAGCGAACCACCGCCAAACAAACCCAAGGCGACCACCTCGATCTGGGACGCGATGGCGTTCAGCGGCCCTGCGCCGGAGCGCATCAACGGGCGCCTTGCCATGGTGGGCTTCGTGACGGCGCTGGCGGTGGAGGCAGGCCGCGGCGACGGGCTCCTCTCGCAGCTCGGCAGCGGCACCGGGCAGGCGTGGTTCGCCTACACCGTGGCGGTGCTGTCCATGGCGTCGCTGGTGCCGTTGCTTCAGGGCGAGAGCGCCGAGGGCAGAGCCGGCGCCATCATGAACGCCAACGCGGAGCTCTGGAACGGCCGCTTCGCCATGCTCGGACTCGTCGCGCTCGCCGCCACCGAGATCATCACCGGCGCGCCCTTCATCAACGTGTAG